A DNA window from Paraburkholderia sp. IMGN_8 contains the following coding sequences:
- a CDS encoding NAD(P)-binding domain-containing protein, whose protein sequence is MKIGFIGAGAVAQSIARSAIQAGHDVVLSARRGPQALRDIVAGLGPKASADTVQEVARLELVMLAVPWLQVPAALEGLPNWAGRILVDTTNPFTQYEPELVLADLGDTGASEVVAAHAPGARVVKAFNAIRMEHYEKGPEFHDGKRVIFVSGNDKDAKAAVIGLVNEFGYAAVDLGGLVAGGRMQQAGGPIAGLDWVVA, encoded by the coding sequence ATGAAGATTGGTTTTATTGGAGCCGGTGCTGTAGCGCAGTCCATCGCCAGGAGTGCCATTCAGGCAGGACACGACGTTGTCTTGAGCGCTCGTCGTGGGCCGCAGGCTTTGCGCGACATCGTGGCTGGACTCGGCCCGAAGGCATCGGCAGATACGGTCCAGGAGGTGGCCCGGCTCGAGCTGGTCATGCTCGCCGTTCCATGGCTTCAAGTCCCGGCGGCCCTGGAAGGCCTGCCCAATTGGGCAGGCCGGATTCTGGTGGATACCACCAACCCTTTTACGCAATATGAGCCTGAGCTGGTTCTAGCCGACTTGGGAGACACGGGTGCCAGCGAGGTCGTCGCGGCACACGCGCCAGGGGCGCGCGTGGTCAAGGCGTTCAATGCTATCCGCATGGAGCACTACGAGAAAGGCCCGGAGTTTCATGATGGAAAGCGCGTCATCTTCGTCTCCGGCAACGACAAGGACGCAAAGGCGGCGGTGATCGGTCTCGTCAATGAGTTTGGCTACGCAGCAGTGGATCTTGGCGGTCTGGTTGCAGGCGGTCGCATGCAGCAAGCCGGTGGCCCGATTGCTGGCCTCGACTGGGTCGTCGCATAG
- a CDS encoding ATP-binding protein, with product MYDLLLSPGSIISTLGPQENHYWTVARFQIAALNTEQQVLLYERGTAPDFDAVTAKYNVLRSRYALMAQRSEAADMLAGLPSFRPIMERLGTALRQMEPLLLQLHTGRRSADELIPLFENMKTDSGQLAYEIGDLEVAHRDSVYGDFVRKRRNIFIASVGVAVLASIMGVLAFVYDRRRRAFVAQQSAALAAEQRANHAAAEAIGAKNAFLGAVGHELRTPLQSITSSIELLVASNPNEANARVMSRLDRAARQLESQMRDLTDYARLDSGKLALRPARFDAAEVLYSVCDDMLPLATGKGLELTVGVEVEADEYMADAARLRQIIVNLISNAIKYTHEGTVDVAMTSSSKRDHSVLHISVSDSGVGIPADRIGDVFKAFTQIRPEGAARQDGVGMGLTIVKGLVDLMGGEISVTSEFGRGTVFAASLPVAHVEHQAPATPVRMRPMSAAGRLRRALIVDDQEFAREAIRDLLVALNYECTVASNGGEAMIKLATIRQDVLLFDVQMPGMDGPELARQLRTTPGPNQHTPIVWISAMPRETITPSDAESFRHYLMKPVRVDSLRSTLEDVLRSGTVDLP from the coding sequence TTGTACGACCTGTTGCTCTCGCCTGGCAGCATCATCTCTACGCTAGGCCCGCAGGAAAATCATTACTGGACGGTTGCACGGTTCCAGATCGCGGCACTCAACACCGAACAGCAGGTGCTCCTTTACGAGCGGGGTACCGCGCCCGACTTCGATGCGGTCACAGCGAAATACAATGTACTGCGCTCCCGCTATGCGCTAATGGCGCAACGCTCCGAAGCCGCAGATATGCTCGCCGGGTTGCCTTCGTTCCGGCCGATCATGGAGCGACTCGGCACCGCGTTGAGACAGATGGAGCCACTTCTGCTGCAGTTGCATACCGGTCGCCGCTCGGCAGATGAGCTTATACCGTTGTTCGAAAACATGAAGACGGATAGTGGGCAGCTGGCATACGAAATCGGCGATCTCGAAGTCGCGCACCGCGATAGCGTCTACGGGGACTTCGTCCGCAAACGCAGAAACATCTTTATCGCCAGTGTTGGAGTTGCCGTGCTGGCGTCAATAATGGGTGTGCTCGCCTTCGTCTATGACAGGAGACGCCGCGCGTTTGTCGCACAGCAATCCGCTGCTCTTGCGGCGGAGCAGCGAGCGAACCATGCGGCAGCCGAAGCCATCGGCGCAAAAAACGCTTTTCTCGGGGCGGTAGGGCATGAGTTGCGGACTCCGCTCCAGTCCATCACGTCATCGATCGAGTTGCTGGTCGCCAGCAACCCCAATGAGGCCAATGCACGGGTAATGAGCCGTCTCGACCGCGCCGCGAGACAGCTGGAATCACAGATGCGAGACCTGACCGACTACGCTCGGCTTGATTCGGGAAAACTGGCGCTCCGCCCGGCGCGTTTCGATGCGGCCGAGGTTCTCTACAGCGTCTGTGACGATATGTTGCCGCTAGCCACAGGCAAGGGTCTAGAGCTCACAGTCGGTGTCGAGGTAGAGGCGGACGAGTACATGGCGGATGCGGCGCGCCTGCGTCAGATCATCGTTAATCTCATTTCGAATGCGATCAAATACACTCACGAAGGAACAGTCGATGTTGCAATGACATCGAGTTCTAAACGGGACCACTCTGTCCTGCATATCAGTGTGAGCGATAGCGGTGTAGGCATCCCAGCTGATCGCATTGGTGACGTATTCAAAGCCTTTACACAGATCAGGCCCGAAGGCGCCGCCCGTCAAGATGGTGTAGGCATGGGTCTCACCATCGTCAAGGGTCTGGTTGACCTGATGGGTGGAGAGATCAGCGTGACCAGCGAATTCGGGCGCGGAACGGTATTTGCCGCATCGCTCCCAGTCGCGCATGTCGAGCACCAAGCCCCTGCTACGCCAGTTCGTATGCGGCCGATGAGTGCAGCCGGAAGGCTGCGCCGCGCCCTGATCGTCGACGATCAGGAATTCGCTCGTGAAGCTATCCGCGATTTGCTGGTTGCGCTGAATTATGAATGCACCGTTGCCTCCAATGGCGGTGAAGCAATGATCAAGCTTGCGACTATCCGCCAGGACGTCCTTCTGTTTGACGTCCAGATGCCCGGAATGGACGGCCCCGAGCTTGCACGTCAACTTCGAACGACACCGGGTCCCAATCAGCACACTCCGATCGTGTGGATCAGCGCTATGCCACGGGAGACGATTACGCCGTCAGATGCTGAGAGTTTCCGTCACTACCTGATGAAGCCCGTGCGCGTCGACAGTTTGAGATCGACGCTAGAGGATGTGCTTCGGTCCGGCACGGTCGACCTACCCTGA
- a CDS encoding molybdopterin-dependent oxidoreductase — MFVLVTVFFELPVRKSFSLSDACRSKQIYFFSSMTSDKPSTVARLTNLLQALRQYCLSRRYAGGQLYPNVRSEHSITATSGRLAVEHFLMKYFSIALACSLLSVGAVQADQFVPLIINGKISNVNDPATHSYRFSQAELMSMASATIVTSTNWTKRESFSGPLLSALLKRVGAAGSTLSVCAVDDYCHDVPVADAEKYGVILALTADGKPLPPSTFGPAWLIYPRDKYPGELNTATYDARFVWQVTRITVK; from the coding sequence ATGTTCGTTCTGGTTACGGTATTCTTCGAACTGCCGGTCAGAAAATCATTCTCTCTTAGTGATGCCTGCAGGTCGAAGCAAATTTACTTCTTTTCCAGTATGACAAGCGATAAACCTTCTACCGTCGCGCGCCTAACCAACCTCCTTCAGGCGCTCCGCCAGTATTGCTTATCGCGCCGTTACGCTGGGGGACAGTTGTATCCCAACGTCCGATCAGAACATTCAATCACCGCTACCAGCGGCAGGCTCGCCGTTGAACATTTCCTTATGAAGTATTTCTCGATCGCCCTCGCCTGCAGCCTCCTGTCTGTGGGCGCCGTGCAAGCCGATCAATTCGTGCCGCTGATCATTAACGGCAAAATTTCCAACGTCAACGATCCGGCCACGCACAGCTACCGCTTTTCGCAAGCGGAATTGATGTCAATGGCTTCCGCAACCATCGTTACTTCGACAAACTGGACGAAGAGGGAATCGTTTTCCGGCCCTCTGCTCTCCGCGCTTTTGAAGCGCGTCGGGGCAGCAGGTTCAACGTTGTCAGTATGTGCGGTTGACGATTACTGTCACGATGTGCCCGTAGCAGATGCTGAGAAATACGGGGTTATTCTTGCGCTGACAGCTGATGGCAAGCCGCTGCCTCCTTCGACCTTTGGACCGGCCTGGCTCATCTATCCTCGCGACAAATACCCTGGCGAACTAAACACTGCAACCTACGATGCACGCTTCGTCTGGCAAGTCACCCGGATAACCGTCAAATGA
- a CDS encoding ADP-heptose--LPS heptosyltransferase, which produces MTYLDQLSALTNAGSLLSANDEIVASYDLEVEGASVDGYRSLATVSAIRNANVEAFEIDYSRVSRLHVINGMGVTLGDSIIGISVLAAIRRANPAVSICIYRPRRDPEYVRQLYKLAEPVVGEIIDLPVHVGSMSRDDLLLDIGNHLFWPNFASMPMIDFFLWSLGVSPDAVTAADKANEWLRQVKLPPFNRDPLPEKYVLFCPIASTPVRSIPEPFRVELVERMWQKFNLPVLGFGKIDHAHYTDITKRSCDTAAFLAWVKGARFVLTSDTAAVHIAAGFDVPTVAFFTTIAAEMRVRDYPNCTAVDLPLPDLAGIQASGRAADLQLVERAYRWLLDGHWAL; this is translated from the coding sequence ATGACGTATCTTGACCAACTCTCCGCGCTCACGAACGCGGGCTCGCTCCTGTCGGCGAATGATGAAATCGTCGCTTCATACGATCTTGAGGTTGAAGGGGCGTCCGTCGACGGCTATCGAAGTCTCGCCACTGTGTCAGCGATCAGAAATGCAAATGTTGAGGCGTTCGAAATCGACTACTCTCGCGTCTCCCGCCTACATGTGATTAACGGGATGGGCGTGACGCTAGGGGACTCCATCATTGGAATCTCAGTGCTCGCCGCTATCAGGCGTGCGAACCCGGCGGTTTCCATCTGCATCTACCGTCCGCGTAGGGACCCGGAGTATGTAAGACAGCTGTACAAACTGGCAGAACCGGTCGTCGGTGAGATTATTGACTTGCCAGTGCATGTCGGATCGATGTCTCGCGACGACTTACTGCTCGATATCGGCAATCACCTGTTCTGGCCAAATTTTGCGTCTATGCCGATGATCGACTTCTTCCTCTGGTCGCTGGGCGTTTCGCCCGATGCGGTCACTGCTGCTGACAAGGCCAATGAGTGGTTGCGGCAGGTCAAGCTACCGCCATTCAACCGAGATCCACTACCGGAGAAATACGTCCTCTTCTGTCCCATTGCGAGTACGCCGGTTCGCAGTATTCCGGAGCCTTTTCGCGTTGAACTCGTTGAACGCATGTGGCAGAAATTCAACCTTCCTGTTTTGGGATTCGGCAAGATTGACCACGCCCACTACACGGACATCACTAAACGTTCCTGCGATACTGCCGCGTTCCTGGCTTGGGTGAAGGGCGCGCGGTTTGTCCTGACCTCGGATACGGCCGCTGTTCACATTGCAGCGGGGTTTGACGTACCTACGGTCGCATTCTTTACGACAATCGCTGCTGAAATGCGTGTGCGAGACTATCCTAACTGCACTGCCGTGGATCTGCCGCTTCCAGACCTCGCCGGTATCCAGGCCAGCGGCCGGGCAGCGGATCTTCAGCTTGTTGAGCGTGCATATCGCTGGTTGCTTGATGGCCACTGGGCGCTCTAG
- a CDS encoding LysR family transcriptional regulator, which produces MDKFQAMQAFIRVVESGTFTKAAQMLDLPKTAVSRLIASLEVELGTKLLNRTTRKVSTTADGAAYYERALQLMSDLAELEGSMSRAKSSPRGRLRVDLPVPLGLSVILPALPAFVERYPDIEFEFGLSDRPVDLIAENVDCVVRAGEIFDQSLAARQIGAVKQILCATPAYWDKHGRPSHPSDLEHGHVVIRTIASRTNRPFPIVVTKDRERVEVQNRRGLTSNDIMACLTMSLAGLGVVHALTFSAAIHLRSGALEAVLNDWVSDNVPVFVAYQPNRHLSTKVRVFIDWLAALFASNESTAKSERSARTSRVAT; this is translated from the coding sequence GTGGATAAGTTTCAGGCGATGCAGGCGTTCATTCGAGTGGTCGAGAGCGGGACCTTCACCAAGGCTGCGCAGATGCTCGATTTACCCAAGACGGCTGTCAGCCGTCTGATCGCGTCGCTCGAAGTCGAGTTGGGCACGAAGCTGCTCAACCGGACGACGCGCAAGGTGTCGACGACAGCGGATGGCGCCGCGTACTACGAGCGCGCGCTGCAGTTGATGAGCGATCTCGCGGAGCTCGAGGGCTCGATGTCGCGGGCGAAGAGCAGCCCTCGAGGACGCCTGCGTGTCGATCTGCCTGTGCCGTTAGGTCTGTCCGTGATCCTTCCCGCGTTACCGGCGTTCGTCGAGCGTTATCCGGACATCGAGTTCGAGTTTGGACTCAGCGACCGCCCGGTCGACCTCATTGCAGAGAACGTCGACTGCGTCGTGCGCGCGGGGGAGATCTTCGATCAATCGCTTGCAGCGCGACAGATTGGCGCCGTCAAGCAGATTCTATGTGCGACGCCGGCGTACTGGGACAAGCACGGGCGGCCTTCGCATCCGTCCGACCTCGAGCATGGGCATGTCGTCATCCGAACCATCGCTTCGCGAACCAACCGGCCCTTTCCGATTGTGGTAACGAAAGATCGTGAACGCGTGGAAGTGCAGAATCGGCGCGGACTCACCTCGAACGACATCATGGCGTGTCTGACCATGAGCCTGGCCGGTCTCGGTGTCGTACACGCGTTGACATTTTCCGCTGCTATACACCTTCGAAGCGGCGCGCTCGAAGCCGTCCTGAACGACTGGGTATCGGATAACGTTCCCGTTTTCGTCGCGTATCAGCCAAACCGACACCTGAGCACGAAGGTTCGCGTGTTCATCGACTGGCTCGCCGCACTGTTTGCGAGCAATGAATCGACCGCGAAGAGCGAGCGCAGCGCGAGAACAAGTCGCGTTGCTACCTGA
- a CDS encoding SDR family NAD(P)-dependent oxidoreductase — MSIIAETHVADRPKAVVIGVGPEQGLGAGLSRRFAAEGRHVIVAGRTEAKIERVRESIVESGGSASIFVMDVTREADVIRLFDVAMRADEDGGSADLVAYNAGNNQPLDLRTMEADVFESFWRLNCFGGFLVGREAARRFAPLGRGSILFSGATGALRGMPNFAHFASSKAGLRMLAQSMAREFGPLGLHVAHVVIDGGIDGERVHTRFAEHVKHKGADGLLDIDAIADAFWSLHRQHRSAWTHELDLRPFKEAF; from the coding sequence ATGTCCATCATTGCAGAAACGCATGTCGCGGACCGCCCGAAGGCGGTGGTCATCGGAGTGGGGCCAGAGCAGGGGCTCGGCGCCGGTCTGTCTCGCCGATTCGCAGCAGAGGGTCGTCACGTCATCGTCGCAGGGCGCACCGAAGCGAAGATCGAACGGGTCCGCGAGAGCATTGTCGAGTCAGGTGGCTCGGCGAGCATATTCGTCATGGATGTGACGCGCGAAGCGGACGTGATCCGGTTGTTCGACGTCGCGATGCGGGCAGACGAAGATGGCGGCAGCGCCGACCTCGTCGCATACAACGCGGGAAACAACCAACCTCTGGACCTGCGCACGATGGAAGCGGACGTCTTCGAATCGTTCTGGCGGCTGAATTGCTTTGGCGGGTTCCTCGTGGGTCGCGAGGCCGCGCGGCGCTTTGCGCCCCTCGGCCGAGGTTCGATTCTTTTCAGCGGGGCGACGGGTGCGCTTCGAGGCATGCCGAACTTCGCCCACTTCGCGTCGAGCAAGGCCGGGTTGCGAATGCTCGCTCAAAGCATGGCGCGCGAATTTGGCCCGCTCGGCCTGCATGTCGCTCATGTCGTGATCGACGGTGGCATTGACGGTGAACGCGTGCATACGCGCTTCGCAGAACACGTCAAACACAAGGGCGCCGACGGACTGCTCGATATCGACGCTATCGCCGATGCATTCTGGTCGCTTCATCGCCAGCATCGCTCGGCGTGGACACACGAACTCGATCTGCGTCCTTTCAAGGAAGCGTTCTGA
- a CDS encoding glutathione S-transferase family protein yields the protein MKLIGPWFSGYTRRVGITLKLLGIPFEHLPYHAYEQQELIRPFSPMVKVPALVLDDGTILYDSGNIIEYLHEEVGPERALLAPSGADRRDALQFVGIASAIYGKLSDIYDESLRPPEHQIASIVESLRQQALAGFQMIESRAGSGWLVGNALSQADVMVVITYQSASLALMPDVVHPVAFPKLARLAARAMEMDEFSSTLPFKQQ from the coding sequence ATGAAACTTATCGGCCCATGGTTTTCCGGCTATACCCGCCGGGTCGGCATCACGTTGAAGCTGCTCGGCATACCGTTCGAGCATCTGCCCTATCACGCCTATGAGCAGCAGGAACTTATCCGCCCATTCAGCCCGATGGTGAAGGTGCCGGCGCTCGTGCTCGACGACGGCACGATTCTCTACGACAGCGGAAACATCATCGAATACCTGCATGAAGAGGTCGGCCCCGAACGCGCATTGCTGGCGCCCTCCGGCGCGGATCGCCGTGATGCGTTGCAGTTCGTCGGCATCGCATCCGCGATCTACGGAAAGCTCAGCGATATCTATGACGAGTCGCTCCGTCCGCCCGAGCATCAGATCGCCTCGATCGTCGAATCGCTGCGACAGCAGGCGTTGGCCGGATTTCAGATGATCGAGTCGAGAGCCGGTAGCGGCTGGCTAGTAGGCAACGCGCTTTCGCAAGCCGACGTGATGGTCGTGATCACCTATCAGTCTGCGTCGTTGGCACTCATGCCCGACGTCGTTCATCCGGTTGCGTTCCCCAAGCTCGCCCGACTGGCAGCGCGCGCGATGGAAATGGACGAATTCTCCAGTACGTTGCCCTTCAAGCAACAGTGA
- a CDS encoding RraA family protein → MYKAIRKNPSAPQAADTILTALRDIPVSALSDNMHRNIGSVGLHPYQRPGKKTMAGTAVTVRSRGGDNLTYLRALEFCRPGDVLVVDAGGDLNNAAVGGILSFYAASIGVVGLVVDGAIRDVAEIRDRDFPVYARGVTHRGPYKDGPGEINVPVSVGGMVVNPGDIVVGDQDGLLAIPQDDAEHVIEKALAVLEAEAETMRAMKEGRWSRAFIDALEARCNN, encoded by the coding sequence ATGTACAAAGCCATCAGGAAAAACCCTTCGGCGCCTCAAGCTGCCGACACGATCCTTACCGCATTGCGTGACATTCCCGTATCTGCTCTCAGCGACAACATGCATCGCAACATCGGCAGTGTGGGACTCCATCCCTATCAGCGGCCCGGCAAGAAGACGATGGCTGGCACCGCGGTGACGGTGCGCTCGCGAGGCGGCGACAATCTGACTTACCTGCGCGCCCTGGAGTTTTGCCGTCCCGGTGACGTGCTGGTGGTGGATGCGGGGGGCGATCTCAACAACGCCGCGGTCGGTGGCATTCTGTCTTTCTACGCGGCCAGCATCGGCGTGGTTGGATTGGTGGTCGATGGCGCAATCCGCGATGTCGCAGAAATCCGCGATCGGGATTTTCCGGTTTACGCACGGGGCGTCACGCACCGGGGGCCGTATAAGGACGGTCCGGGTGAGATCAACGTGCCGGTATCGGTCGGCGGAATGGTGGTCAATCCGGGCGACATTGTTGTCGGCGATCAGGACGGCTTGCTGGCCATTCCGCAGGATGACGCCGAACATGTCATTGAAAAAGCGCTAGCCGTTCTTGAAGCGGAGGCTGAAACCATGCGTGCGATGAAGGAGGGCCGTTGGAGCCGCGCGTTTATCGACGCACTCGAAGCGCGCTGCAACAACTGA
- a CDS encoding L-idonate 5-dehydrogenase: protein MHALVIHAPLDLRIEDVPTPEPEANQLLVRVRAGGICGSDLHYFNHGGFGTVRIKEPMVLGHEVSGAVSRVGPGVTDMPAGTRISISPSRPCGLCQYCQQGLQNHCLDMRYYGSAMRTPHVQGAFRQEIVIDRSQAHVVADSLSDAEAAMAEPLSVALHAVRRAGPLLGKRVLVTGCGPIGALIVAAARRAGAATIVVTDVNTLPLESAKKVGADLALNIAETPDALTPFAAGKGSFDVLFEASGNAAALRGAFDVLKPRGVIVQVGLGGDIALPINVIVAKEFDLRGAFRFHEEFAVAVELLNKGLIDVKPLISGVFPYQDSVKAFQTAGDRSKSMKVLVTFD, encoded by the coding sequence ATGCATGCACTTGTCATTCACGCACCACTGGATTTGCGCATCGAGGACGTTCCCACACCTGAACCGGAAGCAAACCAGCTGCTCGTGCGGGTTCGGGCCGGCGGTATCTGCGGCTCCGATCTTCACTACTTCAATCATGGCGGTTTCGGCACGGTTCGCATCAAGGAACCCATGGTGCTCGGCCACGAAGTGTCCGGCGCCGTCTCGCGCGTGGGACCTGGCGTTACGGATATGCCGGCCGGCACCCGGATCTCCATCAGCCCTAGCCGGCCTTGTGGTCTGTGCCAATACTGTCAGCAAGGGCTTCAGAACCATTGCCTGGATATGCGCTACTACGGCAGCGCGATGCGCACGCCGCACGTGCAAGGCGCATTTCGCCAGGAAATCGTGATCGACCGTTCACAGGCGCACGTCGTGGCGGACTCGTTGAGCGATGCGGAAGCTGCGATGGCCGAGCCGCTCTCTGTCGCACTTCATGCGGTGCGACGCGCGGGTCCGCTGCTCGGCAAGCGTGTGCTCGTGACGGGATGCGGACCGATCGGTGCGTTGATCGTGGCCGCTGCGCGCAGAGCCGGCGCGGCGACAATCGTAGTCACCGATGTGAATACGTTGCCGCTGGAAAGCGCGAAAAAAGTCGGAGCCGACCTTGCGCTCAACATCGCCGAGACACCGGATGCGCTCACGCCGTTTGCCGCCGGCAAGGGCAGCTTCGACGTTCTGTTCGAGGCGAGCGGCAACGCAGCGGCATTGCGCGGCGCATTCGACGTGCTTAAGCCACGCGGCGTGATCGTCCAGGTCGGACTCGGTGGAGACATCGCCTTGCCGATCAACGTGATTGTCGCCAAGGAATTCGATCTGCGCGGCGCGTTCCGCTTCCACGAAGAGTTCGCTGTTGCCGTCGAACTGCTGAACAAAGGGTTGATCGACGTGAAGCCGTTAATTTCCGGCGTTTTCCCGTATCAGGATTCGGTCAAGGCATTCCAGACCGCCGGTGATCGTTCCAAATCGATGAAGGTGCTGGTGACGTTCGATTGA
- a CDS encoding porin yields MKKHTLGILTGFGLAISGIAHAQSSVTLYGIIDEAVRFDTHQNKSGGKLFTMGSGGEIQGSRWGLQGTEDLGGGLAAIFQLEGGFTPNTGVTQQSTPSGAARLFGRTAMVGLKSPYGTVTMGRQYTLVHEMGWTHDIYAFANYTGTVGFQGAGLTGGGRLDNTVRYTSPTLAGFTLKGAYTFGQTAGSIHQNSSPAVSLSYDNGPLSVGAAYQVVNDIGGLTPSTSVYGSTYFGVTIPDSSQKIFTAGATYKFGAAKVFGSYIYSHVYPADYRNDSFSTAVQYYITPALVLDLPFYIDFVHHAGRSGTRITGGPTLDYFLSKRTDVYVGVDYNHLTGAWTTLAAASGSNQPFYGYNSVFEAAIGLRHKF; encoded by the coding sequence GTGAAAAAACATACTTTAGGCATACTAACCGGTTTTGGACTGGCAATTTCAGGCATTGCGCACGCGCAGTCGAGCGTGACCCTATACGGCATCATTGACGAAGCCGTGCGCTTCGATACGCACCAGAACAAATCCGGCGGGAAGCTTTTCACGATGGGCAGCGGCGGCGAGATTCAGGGTAGTCGCTGGGGTTTGCAGGGAACCGAGGACCTCGGCGGCGGGTTGGCCGCCATTTTCCAGCTCGAAGGCGGCTTCACACCGAATACCGGCGTCACGCAGCAATCCACGCCGTCCGGTGCCGCCCGCCTGTTCGGCCGTACCGCGATGGTCGGACTCAAAAGTCCGTACGGCACGGTGACGATGGGACGTCAATACACGCTGGTGCATGAAATGGGATGGACGCACGATATCTACGCGTTCGCCAATTACACCGGCACCGTCGGCTTTCAGGGCGCAGGACTGACCGGCGGCGGGCGTCTGGACAACACCGTGCGCTATACCTCGCCGACGCTTGCCGGCTTCACCCTCAAGGGCGCGTACACGTTCGGCCAGACAGCGGGCAGCATTCACCAGAACTCCTCGCCGGCGGTCAGTCTTTCCTACGACAACGGCCCGTTGAGTGTCGGTGCGGCCTACCAGGTCGTCAACGACATCGGCGGTCTGACGCCTTCGACGAGCGTCTACGGCAGCACCTACTTCGGCGTGACGATCCCGGACAGCTCACAAAAGATCTTCACTGCGGGCGCAACCTATAAATTCGGCGCGGCGAAGGTGTTCGGCTCGTATATCTACAGCCACGTCTATCCCGCCGATTACCGCAACGACTCCTTCTCGACCGCGGTCCAGTACTACATCACGCCGGCGCTCGTTCTCGACCTGCCGTTCTACATCGACTTCGTGCACCACGCAGGCCGAAGCGGCACGCGCATCACCGGCGGCCCCACGCTCGACTACTTCCTGAGCAAGCGCACCGATGTCTATGTCGGCGTGGACTACAACCACCTCACCGGCGCATGGACGACCCTCGCCGCAGCCTCCGGTTCGAACCAGCCGTTTTACGGTTACAACTCGGTGTTCGAGGCGGCGATCGGGCTACGTCACAAGTTCTAA
- a CDS encoding aspartate transaminase, with amino-acid sequence MSASRIAARVQRIKPSPSSAAADRAAELRRQGKAIVNLVVGEPDFDTPAHIRQAAFEAMERGETRYTPTAGTPALRAAIAAKLHRENGLSYDPKHIIVTCGAKHAIFNALAVTVEAGDEVLIPAPYWVSYPDMALACDGVPVVVPCTEEDGFKLTPATLEAAITPRTRWLIINSPTNPTGATYHTSELRALADVLLRHPQVLVMMDDIYEHIRFEGEASQHLLSIEPELSSRTLVVNGVSKTYAMTGWRIGYAAGPADLIAAMDTLQSQSTSNASSISQAAALAALTGDQTFVQQSVRTYKARRDHALEALNAIPGISCKTPGGAFYLYVNCGGMIGRTTPQGKRLEGDADVVLYLLEHAGVALVAGSSYGVSPFFRMSIATSIEIIDEGCRKIAAAVAALN; translated from the coding sequence GTGAGTGCATCGCGAATTGCCGCCCGCGTCCAGCGAATCAAACCTTCGCCGAGCAGTGCCGCGGCCGACCGGGCCGCAGAACTGCGGCGGCAGGGAAAGGCCATCGTCAACCTCGTGGTTGGCGAGCCTGATTTCGACACGCCTGCGCACATTCGCCAGGCTGCCTTCGAGGCGATGGAGCGTGGCGAAACACGCTATACGCCAACGGCGGGCACGCCGGCGCTGCGCGCCGCTATCGCCGCGAAGCTGCATCGTGAGAACGGCCTTTCGTACGATCCCAAACACATCATCGTGACGTGTGGCGCCAAACACGCGATCTTCAACGCGCTCGCTGTCACCGTCGAAGCCGGTGACGAAGTATTGATTCCCGCCCCATACTGGGTGTCCTACCCGGACATGGCACTCGCCTGCGACGGTGTGCCGGTAGTCGTGCCCTGCACCGAGGAAGACGGTTTCAAGCTCACGCCCGCCACCCTCGAAGCGGCGATCACGCCACGCACGCGCTGGCTGATCATCAATTCGCCGACCAATCCGACCGGCGCGACCTATCACACCAGCGAATTGCGCGCGCTAGCGGACGTGCTGCTGCGTCACCCGCAAGTGCTGGTGATGATGGACGATATCTATGAGCACATCCGCTTCGAAGGCGAGGCATCGCAGCACCTGCTCTCTATTGAACCCGAACTCAGCTCACGCACCCTGGTCGTCAATGGCGTCTCCAAGACCTATGCGATGACCGGTTGGCGCATCGGCTACGCAGCCGGGCCAGCCGACCTGATCGCGGCCATGGACACGCTCCAGTCCCAGTCCACCAGCAACGCCAGCTCGATCAGCCAGGCTGCAGCGCTGGCCGCGCTGACCGGCGACCAGACGTTCGTGCAGCAATCCGTGCGGACCTACAAGGCGCGCCGCGACCACGCGCTGGAAGCCCTCAACGCGATTCCAGGCATCAGTTGCAAGACGCCGGGCGGCGCCTTCTATTTGTATGTCAATTGCGGCGGCATGATCGGCCGCACCACGCCGCAAGGCAAGCGTCTCGAAGGCGACGCCGACGTCGTTCTGTATCTGCTCGAGCACGCTGGAGTCGCATTGGTTGCCGGATCGTCCTATGGCGTTTCACCTTTCTTCCGGATGTCGATCGCCACGAGCATCGAAATCATCGACGAGGGTTGCAGGAAGATCGCAGCCGCAGTAGCCGCATTGAATTGA